The Saprospiraceae bacterium genome includes a window with the following:
- a CDS encoding type II toxin-antitoxin system VapC family toxin yields the protein MGAKYKLQDVDQLNGRNIFFDAMVLIYLFWPTGQHSYEKNYARVFSNLLRQGNNLFVDFLVTSEVINRILRNEHQRINPGQKFKDFRNSEDGKDALDDIYIIVKNDILARFKVVGKAFNSQEIESFLSVDELDFVDKATVTLCEENDFVLLTNDKDFRDCGLDMLTGNPHILK from the coding sequence ATGGGAGCTAAATATAAATTACAAGATGTTGATCAACTGAATGGCAGAAATATTTTTTTTGATGCTATGGTATTGATTTATTTATTTTGGCCTACAGGGCAACATTCTTATGAGAAAAATTATGCTCGTGTATTCAGCAATTTATTAAGACAAGGGAATAATTTGTTTGTTGATTTTTTGGTGACTTCAGAAGTCATCAATCGAATTTTGAGAAATGAACATCAAAGGATAAATCCAGGCCAAAAATTCAAAGATTTTAGAAACAGCGAAGACGGAAAAGATGCTTTAGATGACATCTATATCATCGTAAAAAATGATATTCTAGCCCGATTCAAGGTTGTTGGTAAAGCTTTTAACAGCCAAGAAATAGAAAGTTTTTTATCAGTTGATGAACTTGATTTTGTGGACAAAGCAACCGTAACGCTTTGCGAAGAAAACGACTTTGTTTTACTTACAAATGACAAAGATTTCAGAGATTGTGGGTTAGATATGTTAACAGGGAATCCCCATATCCTAAAGTAG
- a CDS encoding STAS-like domain-containing protein, whose protein sequence is MDNIIINIVNTIGDVYGVEAEDGQKVFELILKAFKENKKVHLSFQNIEMLTTAFLNTAVGQLYKDHSEEFIKANLSVSDLTESGKVALKRVVITAKLYYNDPEALQRSIDEITEG, encoded by the coding sequence ATGGATAATATAATAATAAACATAGTAAACACCATAGGAGATGTATATGGTGTCGAAGCCGAAGATGGCCAAAAGGTTTTTGAGCTGATTTTAAAAGCATTTAAAGAAAATAAAAAAGTTCACCTTTCCTTTCAGAATATAGAAATGTTAACAACCGCTTTTTTAAATACAGCAGTCGGTCAGCTATATAAAGACCATTCAGAAGAATTTATCAAGGCAAACCTAAGTGTTTCAGATTTGACAGAATCAGGAAAAGTAGCTTTAAAAAGAGTTGTAATTACTGCTAAGTTGTATTACAATGATCCTGAAGCCCTACAAAGAAGCATTGACGAAATAACAGAAGGATGA
- a CDS encoding ATP-binding protein, whose amino-acid sequence MNNLTSINNTFESYQKLITFYENNKNQFFDEIHLNLFNFFAANMSAALGAVLDKFTSNLNRVYFDNISSQIEAILLKNDFLTYYGKQRAIDHNKTTIKFQKLKPTDGKYFKNYVIEELIEGHMADLPKMSQGVKEKMVEGIYEIFVNAQIHSKSDFIYTCGQFYPIKNKIEFTIVDTGVGFKEIINKRFSSNLSAVQAITWAVQDKKTTKVGVSGGIGLAVLREFIRLNKGKMQIISYDGFYQFDESDQVTRTFDGEFPGTIVNLQFNTDDNNNYSLKSEIELDDIF is encoded by the coding sequence ATCAATAATCTAACAAGTATAAATAACACATTTGAGAGTTATCAAAAGTTGATTACTTTCTATGAAAATAATAAAAACCAATTTTTTGACGAAATACATCTCAATTTATTCAACTTTTTTGCTGCAAATATGAGCGCAGCCCTTGGCGCAGTCTTGGATAAATTTACATCAAATCTTAACCGTGTTTATTTTGACAATATAAGCTCACAGATAGAAGCAATTTTGCTCAAAAACGATTTCCTTACCTATTATGGTAAGCAACGAGCCATCGACCATAATAAAACAACAATAAAATTTCAGAAACTAAAACCCACGGATGGTAAGTATTTTAAAAATTATGTGATAGAAGAACTCATTGAAGGCCATATGGCAGATTTACCCAAAATGAGTCAAGGGGTTAAAGAAAAAATGGTGGAAGGTATATATGAGATATTTGTAAATGCACAAATACATAGTAAAAGTGACTTTATTTACACATGTGGACAATTTTATCCTATTAAAAACAAAATCGAATTCACCATTGTTGACACAGGTGTCGGTTTTAAAGAAATAATAAATAAACGGTTTAGTAGTAATCTTAGTGCAGTACAAGCTATCACATGGGCAGTTCAAGACAAAAAGACCACTAAAGTTGGCGTATCTGGAGGTATTGGGTTGGCTGTACTTAGAGAATTCATAAGATTGAATAAAGGTAAAATGCAAATAATAAGCTATGATGGTTTTTACCAATTTGATGAATCTGATCAGGTAACAAGGACTTTTGACGGTGAATTTCCTGGAACAATTGTAAATTTGCAGTTTAATACAGATGATAATAATAATTATTCGCTAAAAAGCGAAATAGAATTAGATGATATATTTTAA
- a CDS encoding restriction endonuclease subunit S yields MSDWKTYKLSELVEIKYGKDHKHLADGKIPLYGSGGIMRYVDTPLYEQESILIPRKGTLSNLFYLNIPFWSVDTMFYTKIKAGNNGKYLYYLLKSMDLASMNVGSAVPSLTTEVLNKVEINVPDEETQTQIAQILTSLDDKIELNHEMNQTLEAMAQALFKEWFVNFNFPNFDGVLENGLPKGWRMGSVLEIAILLSGGTPKTDTEEYWNGSINWISAKDITSNNNQFIIETEKTITELGIKKSAAKLLPKFTTIISARGTVGNYCILSKEMAISQSNYGLKSNSNNDYFLFLMVENMILMMKAFSYGTVFDTITTKTFQEMEVIIPDEKVIRDFEKVVTPLYEKILTNQFQIQSLTQTRDTLLPKLMSGKLEIR; encoded by the coding sequence ATGAGTGATTGGAAAACATATAAGCTAAGTGAACTTGTCGAAATAAAATACGGCAAAGACCATAAGCATTTGGCTGATGGGAAAATCCCTTTATACGGTTCGGGCGGAATTATGCGATATGTTGATACGCCATTATATGAACAAGAAAGCATTTTGATACCACGAAAAGGAACTTTGAGCAATTTGTTTTATCTCAACATTCCTTTTTGGTCTGTTGATACTATGTTTTACACCAAAATTAAAGCAGGTAACAACGGAAAGTATTTGTACTATCTTTTAAAGTCAATGGATTTAGCTTCAATGAATGTTGGTTCGGCTGTACCGAGTTTAACAACAGAGGTTTTAAATAAGGTTGAAATAAATGTACCAGATGAAGAAACCCAAACTCAAATCGCCCAAATCCTTACTTCGCTTGACGACAAAATAGAACTCAACCACGAAATGAACCAAACCCTTGAAGCAATGGCACAAGCCCTGTTTAAAGAATGGTTTGTAAACTTCAACTTTCCAAACTTTGATGGTGTATTAGAAAATGGTTTGCCGAAGGGTTGGAGAATGGGAAGTGTTTTAGAAATAGCAATATTATTAAGTGGGGGCACGCCAAAAACAGATACAGAGGAATATTGGAACGGCTCAATTAATTGGATTTCCGCAAAAGATATTACAAGTAATAATAATCAATTTATAATCGAAACAGAAAAGACAATTACAGAATTAGGAATTAAGAAAAGTGCGGCAAAATTACTTCCGAAATTCACTACTATTATTTCGGCAAGAGGAACAGTTGGAAACTATTGTATTCTTTCAAAAGAAATGGCTATTAGTCAATCAAATTATGGATTAAAGTCTAATTCAAATAATGATTATTTTTTATTCCTAATGGTTGAAAATATGATATTGATGATGAAAGCGTTTTCATATGGAACTGTATTTGACACAATAACAACTAAAACATTTCAAGAAATGGAAGTAATAATCCCAGATGAAAAAGTAATCAGGGATTTTGAAAAGGTAGTTACACCGTTGTATGAAAAAATCTTAACAAACCAATTTCAAATTCAATCATTAACCCAAACCCGAGATACTTTATTACCAAAGTTGATGAGTGGCAAATTAGAAATAAGATGA
- a CDS encoding DUF4935 domain-containing protein, with translation MSYKLKTLIVFDTNSLRSTEAGEVAYSFFAFGRPFQVIEEFILEKNLNKDIHIAIPTWAIEELKDQKHRQYKTDIVEFQKLAKRLSGMPHISEIALPEVEFDCTMFIKEKADEYLATKEIKLLKIKDELANTVLQSMMKRVMKDESKKKPFAHSGKYKDAGFKDNLVWESLMHFEGVTDYNKVIFVSKDGDYKNCEIEFKAKWERHINILQDENNVLADIQKDYDNYIKERTIHDFAQTEYFTDYLRDNLNTMTVILMEGKEFTIENYIIADICKNVSRLSPNEDEVENLLVSSIINIHFTKDGEKMVQPVEGLTMLWDDETKEIISTEYDIELQ, from the coding sequence ATGAGCTACAAACTAAAAACATTAATCGTTTTTGATACCAATTCTCTGCGAAGCACCGAAGCAGGAGAAGTGGCGTATAGCTTTTTTGCTTTCGGCAGACCGTTTCAGGTGATTGAAGAATTTATTTTAGAGAAAAATCTAAACAAAGATATTCATATTGCTATTCCTACTTGGGCTATTGAAGAACTGAAAGACCAAAAGCACAGACAATACAAAACTGATATTGTAGAATTTCAAAAGCTAGCCAAACGCCTTTCTGGAATGCCGCATATTTCAGAAATTGCTTTGCCAGAAGTTGAATTTGATTGCACTATGTTTATCAAAGAAAAAGCCGATGAATACTTGGCAACCAAAGAAATAAAACTGTTGAAGATTAAAGATGAACTTGCCAACACTGTTCTGCAAAGTATGATGAAGAGGGTAATGAAAGACGAAAGTAAGAAGAAGCCCTTTGCTCATTCAGGCAAATACAAGGATGCAGGATTTAAAGATAACTTGGTTTGGGAAAGCCTTATGCACTTTGAGGGTGTCACCGACTACAACAAAGTAATTTTTGTTTCCAAAGATGGAGATTACAAAAATTGTGAGATTGAGTTTAAAGCCAAATGGGAACGCCACATTAATATTTTGCAAGATGAGAACAATGTGTTGGCTGACATACAAAAAGATTACGACAACTACATTAAAGAAAGAACCATACACGATTTTGCACAAACAGAATATTTTACCGATTACCTGAGAGACAATTTGAACACTATGACGGTAATTCTAATGGAAGGCAAAGAATTCACAATTGAGAATTACATCATTGCTGACATTTGCAAAAATGTTAGCCGTCTATCTCCAAATGAAGATGAAGTAGAAAACCTCCTGGTTTCTTCTATTATCAATATTCATTTTACAAAAGATGGTGAAAAAATGGTGCAGCCTGTAGAAGGATTAACTATGCTTTGGGATGATGAAACCAAAGAAATTATTTCAACTGAATACGATATTGAATTACAATGA
- a CDS encoding PIN domain-containing protein, with protein sequence MKNIVIDTCVFIHIVRETATGKKCLEELEKYDEGANVIVSVATKAELESFIAQNNWGKPKIDRLSKILEEITYIDISNADQLLIDSYTEIDAFSKRKIKDKSGNLLNGSARKMGKNDLWIAATAYSLDIPLMTTDGDFDHLDDTMMNVMKIV encoded by the coding sequence ATGAAAAATATCGTAATAGATACCTGTGTATTCATTCACATTGTAAGAGAAACAGCCACGGGTAAAAAATGTCTTGAAGAGCTTGAAAAGTATGATGAAGGAGCAAATGTTATTGTTTCGGTTGCTACAAAGGCAGAATTAGAATCTTTTATCGCTCAAAACAATTGGGGCAAGCCTAAAATTGATCGGCTTAGCAAGATACTTGAAGAAATTACTTATATCGACATTTCCAATGCTGACCAGTTACTAATTGACTCATATACCGAAATTGACGCATTCTCAAAGCGGAAAATCAAAGACAAAAGTGGTAATCTTCTCAATGGATCAGCCAGAAAGATGGGCAAAAACGACCTTTGGATTGCTGCAACTGCCTATTCTCTTGATATTCCGTTAATGACCACTGATGGAGATTTTGACCATTTAGATGATACAATGATGAATGTAATGAAAATAGTATGA
- a CDS encoding SAM-dependent DNA methyltransferase — protein sequence MSENLELEKTLWQAADKLRNNMDAAEYKHVVLGLIFLKYISDAFDELYQKLEATKHETGADPEDKDEYTAERVFYVPPSARWKWLQGRAKLPTIGKDIDDAMDAIEKDNPTLKGVLPKDYARPALDKQRLGELIDLIGSITLSKGKDGKGKDVLGFVFEYFLGQFADAEGKRGGQFYTPQSIVKILVDMLAPEPEKRVYDGACGSGGMFVQSERFIEMHEHRKGKISIFGQESNPTTYKLAKMNLAIRGIDANIALGDTLMNDAFPELKVDYVIANPPFNVSDYNINKAELHKWKYGVPPTGNANYAWLQLFISKLAPFGTAGVVLANGSMSSEIATEGQIRKELIENDLVDCMVSLPSQLFYNTQIPACLWFLARNKEGNTKLRNRNNEILFIDARELGTMISRKQKELSEKDIDKISDTYHKWRSKADFEANYKDIAGFCKSANIQDVRKNNYILTPGRYIDFKEVAEDGVTFDEKMQTLSATLSAQMQKANELDETIKLNLQKIGYTI from the coding sequence ATGAGCGAGAATTTAGAATTAGAGAAAACCCTTTGGCAAGCAGCCGACAAACTTCGCAACAATATGGATGCGGCTGAATACAAACACGTTGTTTTGGGTTTGATATTCTTAAAATATATTTCAGATGCTTTTGATGAATTGTACCAAAAATTAGAAGCAACAAAACACGAAACAGGTGCAGACCCAGAAGACAAAGATGAATATACAGCCGAAAGAGTTTTTTATGTACCACCTTCTGCACGTTGGAAATGGCTACAAGGCAGAGCAAAATTACCAACCATTGGCAAAGACATTGACGATGCAATGGATGCCATTGAAAAAGACAATCCAACTCTAAAAGGAGTTTTACCCAAAGATTATGCACGTCCAGCGTTAGACAAACAACGCCTTGGTGAACTCATAGACCTCATTGGTTCTATCACATTAAGCAAAGGCAAAGACGGAAAAGGAAAAGACGTTTTGGGTTTTGTATTTGAATATTTCTTAGGTCAGTTTGCAGATGCCGAAGGCAAAAGAGGTGGACAGTTTTATACACCGCAAAGCATTGTAAAAATATTGGTGGATATGCTTGCACCCGAACCCGAAAAACGTGTATATGACGGCGCTTGCGGAAGTGGTGGTATGTTTGTGCAAAGCGAACGCTTTATAGAAATGCACGAACACCGCAAAGGCAAAATATCCATCTTCGGACAAGAGAGTAACCCTACCACTTACAAATTGGCTAAAATGAATTTGGCTATTCGTGGTATTGATGCCAACATTGCTTTGGGAGATACATTAATGAATGATGCTTTTCCTGAATTGAAAGTGGATTATGTAATTGCCAATCCACCCTTTAATGTAAGCGACTACAACATTAACAAAGCCGAATTACATAAATGGAAATATGGTGTTCCGCCAACAGGAAACGCTAACTACGCTTGGTTGCAATTGTTCATTAGTAAATTAGCGCCTTTTGGAACGGCTGGAGTAGTGTTGGCGAATGGTAGTATGAGTTCAGAAATTGCTACCGAAGGACAAATCAGAAAAGAATTGATTGAAAACGATTTGGTAGATTGTATGGTTTCTTTGCCTTCGCAATTGTTTTACAACACACAAATACCAGCGTGTTTGTGGTTTTTGGCCCGTAACAAGGAAGGCAATACCAAACTTAGAAACCGCAACAACGAAATTCTTTTTATTGATGCCCGAGAATTAGGCACAATGATAAGCCGTAAACAAAAAGAGTTAAGCGAAAAAGACATTGACAAAATTTCGGACACTTACCATAAATGGAGAAGCAAAGCCGATTTTGAAGCCAACTACAAAGACATTGCAGGTTTTTGTAAATCCGCCAACATTCAAGACGTTCGCAAGAACAACTATATACTTACGCCAGGCAGATACATTGATTTTAAAGAGGTTGCCGAGGACGGAGTTACATTTGACGAAAAAATGCAAACACTTTCTGCAACACTTTCAGCACAAATGCAAAAAGCCAATGAGTTAGACGAAACCATTAAATTAAATTTGCAAAAAATTGGTTACACAATTTAA
- a CDS encoding sugar phosphate isomerase/epimerase has product MNCGSKSTEVKKNALKVSDIGVQLYTVRELMATDPVSTLKSIAEIGYTDVECAGYNEGKYYGMSPSEFKNILTDFGLKMQSGHVGTGILTPDLKRTMSNEWEGVCEDAKNVGQEAIFCGYFQPDERKTLDDYRRVAELFNKCSETAKSYGLIFGHHNHDFEFEPIEGQIPFTILLKETDPDKMVFELDMYWTTKAGVDPVELMKANPGRFPSWHIKDMAKDEEQFFTEVGNGSIDFKKIFEHSEAAGLKYFYVEQDECRDRTPLESIKMSFDYLKGW; this is encoded by the coding sequence ATGAATTGCGGATCTAAAAGTACAGAAGTCAAAAAAAATGCTTTGAAAGTATCTGACATTGGAGTACAATTATACACCGTCAGGGAATTAATGGCAACTGATCCTGTTTCAACCCTTAAATCCATTGCAGAAATCGGATATACAGATGTGGAATGTGCCGGATATAATGAAGGCAAGTATTATGGTATGTCGCCGTCTGAGTTCAAAAATATATTAACAGATTTTGGCCTAAAAATGCAAAGTGGGCATGTTGGTACAGGCATTCTAACCCCTGATTTAAAACGAACAATGTCCAACGAATGGGAAGGCGTCTGTGAAGATGCTAAAAATGTTGGACAGGAAGCAATTTTTTGCGGATACTTTCAGCCGGATGAACGAAAAACATTGGATGATTATCGTCGTGTCGCAGAACTTTTTAATAAATGTTCAGAAACTGCAAAGTCCTATGGTTTAATCTTCGGTCATCACAATCATGACTTCGAATTTGAACCTATCGAAGGTCAAATACCTTTTACCATCTTACTGAAAGAGACTGATCCGGACAAAATGGTTTTTGAATTGGATATGTACTGGACAACCAAAGCAGGTGTAGATCCTGTCGAATTAATGAAAGCAAACCCCGGCAGATTTCCTTCATGGCACATCAAAGATATGGCTAAAGACGAAGAGCAATTTTTTACGGAAGTCGGAAATGGAAGCATAGATTTCAAAAAAATATTTGAACATTCTGAAGCCGCCGGACTAAAATATTTTTACGTCGAACAGGATGAGTGCCGGGACCGGACACCTTTGGAAAGTATTAAGATGAGTTTTGATTATTTGAAGGGTTGGTGA
- a CDS encoding rRNA methyltransferase, producing MLTVPPSFAEQMTREIGEVEWAKLQNTLNGESPVSIRLHRNKKIKTVFDKGVPWCPYGVYLNERPSFTLDPAFHAGAYYVQEASSMSVWSILDQFYSSEKGLRILDLCAAPGGKSSLIASWLDGKGLLVSNEVIRNRAYVLKQNMTKDSYSNVLVSSNDPVDFQKLPDFFDTILVDAPCSGEGMFRKDHNAAIEWSPDNVALCCSRQKRIVSDVLPALKPGGTLIYSTCTYNSDENIRNIHWMCNEFGLDSLDAGLDEFQGVVKKELNGVQGFQFYPHRIEGEGFFISVLQKPSDNTVNSSAKTGKATKSLELLTTKESTHLNNWLIPDDDMALIRDKTGMIHAIPAKWKNDFDLIHSALKLIHCGVDVGKLNKDLFLPDHGLALSLMVSDSITKVDLDKESALKFLKKELADIHSDKTGWTLICYGGLGLGWVKNLGNRINNYLPNELRIRMDLPDFN from the coding sequence ATGCTGACAGTACCACCATCCTTTGCTGAACAAATGACCCGTGAAATCGGGGAAGTTGAATGGGCAAAATTGCAAAATACCCTTAACGGCGAAAGTCCGGTTTCCATCCGTCTTCACCGAAATAAAAAAATAAAAACGGTCTTTGACAAAGGAGTGCCCTGGTGTCCGTATGGTGTTTATCTGAATGAAAGACCATCTTTTACGCTTGATCCTGCGTTTCATGCAGGTGCGTATTATGTACAGGAGGCTTCTTCTATGTCCGTCTGGAGTATTCTTGATCAATTTTATAGCTCAGAAAAAGGACTCAGAATTCTGGACCTATGTGCTGCACCCGGTGGAAAAAGCAGTTTAATTGCATCCTGGTTAGATGGAAAAGGTTTATTGGTAAGCAATGAAGTGATAAGAAACAGGGCTTATGTACTCAAACAAAATATGACAAAAGACAGCTATTCAAACGTGCTTGTCTCCAGTAATGATCCCGTCGATTTCCAAAAATTACCAGATTTTTTTGATACCATACTCGTGGATGCACCCTGTTCGGGAGAAGGTATGTTCCGGAAAGACCACAACGCTGCCATTGAATGGTCACCTGACAATGTTGCACTCTGCTGCAGCAGACAAAAACGCATCGTTTCGGATGTACTACCTGCATTGAAACCGGGCGGAACACTGATTTATTCTACCTGTACCTATAACAGTGATGAAAATATCCGTAATATACATTGGATGTGCAATGAGTTTGGCTTGGATTCCTTAGATGCCGGATTGGATGAATTTCAGGGAGTAGTAAAGAAAGAACTGAATGGTGTGCAAGGATTTCAATTTTACCCGCACCGGATTGAAGGAGAAGGTTTTTTTATTTCAGTCTTGCAAAAACCCAGTGATAACACGGTCAACAGTTCGGCAAAAACCGGAAAGGCTACGAAGTCATTGGAATTACTAACCACAAAAGAAAGTACACATTTAAATAATTGGCTCATCCCTGATGATGATATGGCATTGATCAGAGACAAAACCGGTATGATTCATGCCATTCCGGCTAAATGGAAAAATGATTTCGACCTGATTCACTCGGCATTAAAATTAATTCATTGCGGAGTAGATGTGGGTAAATTGAATAAGGATCTGTTTTTACCAGATCACGGACTTGCTTTATCATTGATGGTTTCTGATAGTATCACGAAAGTAGATTTGGATAAAGAATCTGCATTGAAGTTTTTAAAAAAAGAATTGGCTGACATTCATTCTGACAAGACCGGTTGGACTCTAATATGTTATGGAGGTTTAGGTCTCGGTTGGGTTAAAAATCTGGGGAACAGAATCAACAATTATTTACCTAATGAACTCCGCATCAGAATGGACCTACCTGATTTTAATTAG
- a CDS encoding cation-translocating P-type ATPase — MSANPFPFEGLTDAEVQASAEKYGRNKQETGKNPIWISLRDTVTEPMFLILLFCAGIYFFLGETSEGWFMTGAIIIVSAISFFQDSRNRRATEALKNYTKATASVIRNNELITVETEELVIGDIFITSEGEFVPADGIIRQMNDFSVMESILTGESMSVTKDTSDPELSKIYQGTIAVSGQAVAEITAIGKNTRLGKIATSIESIEDQKSSLQIQINRFVRNMAAIGVVFFLVIWGYSYYLTGQIGESLLQGLTIAMSILPEEIPVAFTTFMALGAWRLLQSGIIVKRPGTIEALGAASIICVDKTGTITENAMKLKMLYISETKEIVEIESTTDSIKVIPLISSAMWASEPVPFDPMEKDIHNWYGQFTKTDERADYKMVHEYPLGGTPPLMTHVFQHQTTNDLIIASKGAPEAIIQQSDLSPKEKEEVFAVVKSLSEQGYRLLAAGMVEHPSTNYPESQKEFIFKFKGLLAFYDPPKKNIEKVFNTLSNAGIQLKMITGDHTETAVAIANQAKFPNATKVISADQIKDLNDEDFSEAVLQNSIFTRMYPEIKLRIIKSLKSKGHIVGMTGDGVNDGPALKAANIGIAMGKRGTEIAKNSASIILTDDDFSRMSEAVMMGRKIHINLKKAIRYIVSIHIPIILAVAVPLLMGWEYPIIFSPVHVIFFELIMGPTCSIVYENEPIEKNIMLQPPRTATNDFLNLKELSMSIIQGLGITAGVLLMYRYGVGLGVSEDSVRTMVFLTIIFANIFLTFVNRSFYYSFLTTFRYKNNLLPIIVAATLILTALLIYIPYFAEFFQFNMLTFDILIRLVTTAFISVFWAEIYKYYLRKKSKIQVPN, encoded by the coding sequence ATGAGTGCAAATCCATTTCCTTTTGAAGGTCTAACTGATGCTGAAGTTCAGGCTTCTGCAGAAAAGTATGGTCGTAACAAACAGGAAACGGGTAAAAACCCGATATGGATTTCTTTAAGGGATACGGTGACTGAGCCGATGTTTTTGATTTTATTGTTTTGTGCAGGGATCTACTTTTTTCTCGGTGAAACTTCAGAAGGTTGGTTCATGACCGGAGCAATAATTATTGTTTCTGCCATTTCATTTTTTCAAGACAGTCGCAATCGCCGAGCCACTGAGGCACTTAAAAATTATACAAAAGCAACTGCTTCTGTCATCAGAAATAATGAACTGATCACAGTTGAAACGGAAGAATTAGTCATCGGAGATATTTTTATAACTTCTGAAGGGGAATTTGTTCCGGCTGACGGAATCATCAGACAAATGAATGACTTCTCTGTAATGGAGTCTATTCTGACAGGTGAATCAATGTCCGTAACCAAAGATACATCTGACCCGGAGCTATCCAAAATTTATCAGGGAACGATTGCCGTCAGTGGTCAGGCAGTAGCGGAAATCACGGCAATTGGCAAAAACACCCGTTTGGGTAAAATTGCAACTTCCATAGAGAGCATCGAAGACCAAAAATCTTCTTTGCAGATACAGATCAACCGGTTTGTCCGCAATATGGCTGCAATTGGTGTTGTATTTTTTTTAGTTATCTGGGGTTATAGTTACTACCTGACAGGGCAGATCGGTGAATCCCTTTTACAAGGTCTGACCATTGCAATGTCTATACTGCCGGAAGAAATACCGGTGGCTTTTACGACTTTTATGGCATTGGGTGCATGGAGATTACTACAATCCGGAATCATCGTCAAAAGACCCGGTACCATTGAAGCATTGGGTGCTGCGAGTATTATTTGTGTGGATAAAACCGGTACGATTACGGAAAATGCCATGAAACTCAAAATGCTCTATATTTCTGAAACAAAGGAAATTGTTGAGATAGAAAGCACTACGGATTCAATTAAAGTCATCCCTCTGATAAGTTCGGCAATGTGGGCCAGCGAACCTGTACCATTCGACCCGATGGAAAAAGATATCCACAACTGGTACGGACAATTTACAAAAACAGATGAGAGAGCGGATTATAAAATGGTACATGAATATCCTTTGGGAGGAACGCCACCCCTGATGACTCATGTTTTTCAACACCAGACTACCAACGATTTAATTATCGCATCCAAGGGTGCACCTGAAGCGATTATACAACAATCAGATCTCTCACCTAAAGAAAAAGAAGAAGTGTTTGCTGTTGTAAAATCACTTTCAGAACAAGGATACCGACTTCTGGCAGCAGGAATGGTGGAGCACCCTTCTACAAATTATCCGGAATCTCAAAAAGAATTTATCTTTAAATTCAAAGGGTTATTGGCATTTTATGACCCTCCTAAAAAAAATATCGAAAAAGTATTCAATACCCTTAGTAATGCCGGAATACAACTCAAAATGATCACCGGAGATCACACAGAAACAGCAGTTGCCATAGCAAATCAAGCGAAATTTCCGAACGCCACAAAAGTCATCAGTGCGGATCAAATTAAAGATTTAAATGACGAAGACTTTTCAGAAGCTGTTCTGCAGAATTCAATATTCACCCGAATGTACCCTGAAATAAAATTGAGAATTATCAAATCATTAAAATCTAAGGGACATATTGTCGGCATGACAGGTGATGGAGTCAATGACGGACCGGCACTAAAAGCAGCGAATATCGGTATTGCGATGGGAAAACGAGGAACTGAAATTGCTAAGAATTCGGCATCCATTATTCTGACCGATGATGATTTCAGTCGAATGAGTGAAGCAGTCATGATGGGTCGTAAAATTCATATCAATCTGAAAAAAGCTATCCGATATATCGTATCGATTCATATTCCTATCATTTTGGCCGTCGCTGTTCCATTATTGATGGGCTGGGAATATCCGATTATTTTCAGTCCGGTGCACGTCATCTTCTTCGAACTGATCATGGGACCTACCTGTTCGATCGTCTATGAAAATGAACCCATTGAAAAAAATATCATGTTACAACCGCCCAGAACTGCCACAAATGATTTTCTGAATTTGAAAGAGTTGAGCATGAGTATTATTCAGGGACTTGGAATAACCGCCGGTGTGCTTTTAATGTACAGATATGGTGTTGGACTGGGTGTTTCAGAAGATTCTGTAAGGACGATGGTTTTTTTGACCATCATATTTGCAAATATATTTTTAACTTTTGTAAACAGATCATTTTATTATTCTTTCCTGACAACTTTTCGCTACAAAAACAACCTTCTTCCTATTATAGTAGCTGCCACATTGATTCTCACAGCTTTACTTATTTACATCCCTTACTTTGCAGAATTCTTTCAATTTAATATGCTTACATTTGACATTTTGATCCGTTTAGTAACAACTGCTTTTATCAGTGTTTTTTGGGCAGAAATTTATAAATACTATTTAAGAAAAAAGTCAAAAATACAAGTACCAAATTGA